CTTTCAACATCTTTTTCTAGTTTTTCAAGGGGCTGACCTGTTCTTTCGCTTAGAATTTGGTTTAAATGTTTCTTTATCTTAATAATTCTTTCTGCATGTATAGCAATATCAGTTGCTTGCCCTTGAGCTCCACCAAGTGGTTGGTGTATCATTATCTCTGAGTTAGGAAGAGCAAATCTCTTTCCCTTAGCTCCTGCTGCAAGTAAGAAAGCACCCATAGATGCTGCCATACCTATGCAAATCGTTGATACATCTGGCTTTATATAATTCATAGTATCATATATAGCCATACCATCAGTTATTGAACCACCAGGGCTATTTATATAAAGGTAGATGTCCTTATCAGGATCTTCAGCCTCTAGGAATAGAAGCTGCGCCACTACTAACTTAGATGTTATAGGGTTAACGTCTTCTCCTAGCATAATTATTCTATCCTTTAATAGTCTTGAATAAATATCGTATGATCTTTCTCCTCTACTTGTTTGCTCCACTACCATAGGAACTAAACTCATAAATATCCCTCCTTAAGATAAAATTATAAACCAATTAAAATACTAAGTTATATAGCCTTACTATTTTCAACAATTAGGTCTACAACTTTATTATTTGAAATTTCTTCTTTTATGCTTTCTCTTTCAGCAGTAAGAATTATATCTCTCATTTTTTCTAGATCTTTTTCACCATATCTCTTAGCTATTTCTTCAGCCCTATTTAATAATTCTTCTTCTGTTACTTCAAGGTTTTCAGCCTTAGCTATTGCTGTAACTACTAGGTTAGTCTTAACTCTATTAGCTGAAACTTCTCTAAAGTCACTTCTTAGCTTATCCATTGTCATTCCTAGAAGTTCCATATACTTATTGATGTCTAGTCCTTGATACTTAAGTTTCATATCAAGATCCTTAACCATAAAGTCTACTTCTCTTTCTATCATAACATCTGGAACTTCAACTTCTGAAGCATCTGTAATCTTCTTGATTACTGCATCCTCGAATTCTCTTTTAGCTTTTTCTTCATTAGCTTCTTCTAGTTTCTTCTTGATGTCAGCCTTTAATTCATCAACTGTATCAAATTCTGAAACATCCTTTACAAATTCATCGTCAAGTTCTGGTACTTCTTTAACCTTTATTTCGTTAACAGTAACCTTGAATAAAGCTGGCTTTCCTGCAAGTTCTTCTACTCTATAGTCTTCTGGGAATGTTAC
The window above is part of the Clostridium cylindrosporum DSM 605 genome. Proteins encoded here:
- the clpP gene encoding ATP-dependent Clp endopeptidase proteolytic subunit ClpP produces the protein MSLVPMVVEQTSRGERSYDIYSRLLKDRIIMLGEDVNPITSKLVVAQLLFLEAEDPDKDIYLYINSPGGSITDGMAIYDTMNYIKPDVSTICIGMAASMGAFLLAAGAKGKRFALPNSEIMIHQPLGGAQGQATDIAIHAERIIKIKKHLNQILSERTGQPLEKLEKDVERDYFMEAAEAKEYGLIDEVITKKK